GTCCTCTTCCATCAAGCGGTCAGCCGCTATCTGCCAGCCCTTGAGATAAACCGGCTGGCTCCGGATATGGCCGGCGTCCGCCCCCGGTTGCAAGGACCTACGGACGATTTCCGGGATTTTATCATTCGTGATGAATCAACCTCCGGCTTGCCCGGGTTCATCAACCTGCTGGGCATTGAATCGCCGGGCCTGACAGCGGCCCCGGCCATCGCTGAAGAAGTCGCCAACCTGCTTGCTTATGGCGGCTAGCACTCACCCACACCTTTTCACCCCTTCTATATTGACTTCACTCCTGCCATTCACTATAGTTAACCACAAGACATGATGGGGGCTTGCACCTCATGCCCTGCACATCACGCCTAGGACTTAACAAACGTATTGGCAGAAAAAATCATGCATGACCTTGCAAACTCTCCCGTCTTCACCTGGGTGGTCGTTCCACTGCTCATTTGCCTTGCAAGAATCATCGATGTATCTCTGGGAACGCTGCGCATCATTCTTGTCTCCCGGGGGATGAAGGTGGTTGCTCCCATCCTTGGATTCTTCGAAATCCTGATCTGGTTGTTTGCGCTTGGCCAGATCATGCAGAATCTAACCAACGTTACAAACTATTTCGCCTATGCACTCGGCTTTGCCATCGGCAATTATCTTGGCATCAGTCTTGAGCAGAAGCTCGCCATGGGTAAGGTCATAGTCCGGGTAATTACCGGTCGTGATGCTTCTGAGTTGATTGCTTTCCTGAGAAAGGAAGACTTTAGTCTTACCGTGGTTGAAGCAGAGGATTCTACGGGTCCGGTGCATTTGCTCTTCACCGTCATCAAACGTTCCCAATTACCTTTCGTAACCATGTATATCAAGCGTTTCAATCCCCGAGCATTCTACTCGGTCGAGGATG
This genomic stretch from Candidatus Anaeroferrophillus wilburensis harbors:
- a CDS encoding DUF2179 domain-containing protein encodes the protein MAEKIMHDLANSPVFTWVVVPLLICLARIIDVSLGTLRIILVSRGMKVVAPILGFFEILIWLFALGQIMQNLTNVTNYFAYALGFAIGNYLGISLEQKLAMGKVIVRVITGRDASELIAFLRKEDFSLTVVEAEDSTGPVHLLFTVIKRSQLPFVTMYIKRFNPRAFYSVEDVRFVSGGIFSATDYRWRPSISGLIGAKKVK